The nucleotide sequence CCGCGACGGCGCGCGTACGGTCAGCCTCTACCAGGCCGACGACCCGGACTCCTGCGCCCAGTCGCTGCGGCTGACCGGCGCGGAGGCCGGGTCAATGATCGACGCGCTGATGCCGTCCCACCACAGCGCCAGCCTGCTGTACACCACGGACCTCGGGCTGGTCGCCGAACGCATCGAGGTGGCCGCCACCTCGCGCTGGAACGGGCGCGTGCTGGGCGAGACACGCATGCGCACGGAGACCGGTTCCTCGATCGTGGCGGTGCTGCGACGGGCCGAGGCCATCCCCTCCCCGGCGCCGGACTTCCGTCTCGCGGGCGGCGACACCCTCATCGTCATCGGCACGCGCGAAGGCGTGGACGCGGCGGCGGCCATCCTCGGGCGGGAGTGATCGAGTGCATTCCGCTGTCCTGCTGATCGAGTTCGGTTCCATCATCCTCGGCCTCGGCCTGCTCGGCCGGTTCGCCGCCCGTTTCCGGTTCTCGCCGATACCGCTCTACCTGCTGTCCGGCCTGGCGTTCGGCGAGGGCGGCCTGCTGCCGCTCGGCGCGAGCGAGGAGTTCGTCGCCACCGGTGCGGAGATCGGCGTCATCCTGCTCCTGCTGATGCTCGGCCTGGAGTACACGGCGAGCGACCTGGTCTCCAACCTCAAGGCGCACTATCCGGCCGGTCTCGTCGACTGTGCCCTCAACGCCCTGCCGGGCGCGGCCGCCGCGCTGCTGCTGGGCTGGGGGCCGGTCGCCGCCGTCGTCCTGGCGGGCGTCACCTGGATCTCGTCGTCCGGGGTGATCGCCAAGGTGCTGGGCGACCTGGGCCGGGTCGGCAACCGGGAGACCCCGGTGATCCTCAGCGTGCTGGTCCTGGAGGACCTGGCGATGGCCGTGTACCTGCCCATCGTGACCGCGCTGGTCGCCGGGGTGGGCCTGGCGGCCGGCAGTGTGACCCTGGCGATCGCGCTGGGTGTCGCGGGGCTCGTGCTGTTCGCCGCGGTGCGCTACGGCCGGGTCATCTCCCGGTTCGTGTCGAGCGACGACCCGGAGAAGCTGCTCCTCGTCGTGCTGGGGCTCACGATCCTGGTCGCCGGTGTGGCGCAGCAGCTCCAGGTGTCGGCGGCCGTGGGGGCGTTCCTGGTGGGCATCGCGCTCTCCGGTGAGGTGGCCGAGGGTGCGCACACCCTGCTGAGTCCGCTGCGGGACCTGTTCGCCGCCGTCTTCTTCGTCTTCTTCGGGCTGCACACCGATCCGGCGAGCATCCCGCCCGTCCTGCTGCCCGCCCTCGTCCTGGCGGTCGTCACCGCCGCGACGAAGATCGCGACGGGTTACTGGGCCGCCCGGCGGGCCGGTATCTCGCTCAAGGGGCGCTGGCGCGCGGGCGGTGCGCTGGTGGCGCGCGGGGAGTTCTCGATCGTCATCGCCGGGCTGGCGGTGACCGCCGGGATCGAGCCGTCGCTCGGGCCGCTGGCCACGGCGTACGTCCTGATCCTGGTCGTGCTGGGCCCGCTGACCGCCCGCTACACGGAGCCGCTGGCCGCCTGGTGGGCGCGGCGCGGGGCGCCCCGCCCCGCTGTCCCGTCCGAGGAGATCGCCCCTGCGGAACTGCTGCCGGAGCCCCGACCCCAGGCGCCGGCACACGACTGAGACACGGCCGGGGCCGTGGTCGGTGCGCCCGCCCCCCGGCCCGGGCCGCGCAACGCCGCGACCGCGTCTCCCTCACCCCGCCGGGCCGCCCCAGCGCCCCGGCGGGTCCGCACACCCTCTGTCCGGGCCCCGCCCCACGCCACCGGGCCCCGGACGACGGGTCCGGCTACGCACCACCCGTCGGGCCGCCCCACCGCCCCGGCGGGTCCGCATACCCTCTGTCCGGGCCCCGCCCCACGCCACCGGGCCCCGGACGACGGGTCCGGCTACGCGCCACCCGTCGGGCCGCACCCGACTCCGAGCAGGCTCACGCCATCCGGCGGGCCGCCCAGTCTCACGCCGCCCGGCCGGGCCCCGCACCACGCCGCCGGGCCCCGGACGACGGGTCCGGCCTCGCACCACCCGCCGGACCGCACACGACGCCGTGCAGGCTCATGCCATCCGACGGGGCCGCACACGACGGCGTCCAGGCTCACATCACCCGGCCCCGGCGGGACCTCACGCTCTCCCGCCGGGCCTCGCACCACCCGGTCCCGCCTCGCACGCCGCCTGCCGCGTACGACGGCGTCCAGGCTCACGCCATCCCGCCAGGCCCCACCCGACCCCGAACGGCCAACGCCACCCCGCCGGGCCTCGCACGACCAGGCCCGGCCTCAAGCCACCCATGACCGGGTATGACGACCTGTGCCGCACCTGGGTGCCGCGGGACCGCAGGCGCACGACGGCCGACGGGCACGGACGCCACGGCCCGCGGGCGTACGAAGGCCGTTGACCGCAGCCGCACCCGCACGGCACCGCCGCCGGTACGGCTGCGCCACGCCCGCTGCCAAGCCCTCCCAGGCCCTCGCGAAGCCCCCCCCCCGGCCCTCTCGCCACGACCCGGGGCCCTCGCGCACGCCTCCGGGCCCCTGCCACACCCCCTCCTGGCCGCCGGGCCCCGGAACCCCGGTCCCGGGCTCCAGAACCCCCGGAACCCCGGTCAGCTCACCCCCGTGGGCAAGCCGCCTCTGAGGGGGCCGGCCTCAGGAGCGGTCGTCGTCAGGGGTCCACCCCTGGCGGCGCAGCACCGCGGACACGTCCGGCGCCTCGTAGTGCTCCCCCTTGAGGACCTTGCCGTCGGCACGGCGGCTGACCTGGCCGTCCGGGCCCAGCTTGGACATGTTGGACCGGTGGATCTCGGCGAGCACCGCGTCGAGGTCCAGGCCGTGCACCAGGGCCGTGCCGTAGGCGACGTAGACGACATCGGCCAGCTCGTGCGCAAGCCGGTCCAGTGGGCCGGTGACCGAGACCTCGGCGACCTCCGCCGCCTCCTCGGCGAGGAGCTCCCCGCGGTGCGCGGCCAGGCTGGGCGACACCTGTGTCGGCGTACTGCGGACGTCCAGTCCGAAGGCGTGGTGGAACTCACGGACCAGGTCGGCGGGCGATGCACTCATGCACCGACTGTAACGACGGCCACCGACATCCCGGTCCGGAACCGGTCCTGTGAGCCCCGCCCTGGTCAGCACCGCGTCCCGGCTGGCAGGATCGCGCCCATGTCCCAGGTCTTCTCGCGCATCGGCAGGCGCCGCGCCCTTCAGGGCACGGCCGCCGGTGTCGTCGTCCTCGGACTGCTCCTGTGGTGGCTGCTGCCGCTGGGCGAGGACCCGCCGAGCGGGTCGATCACCTTCAGCACGGGCACGACGAGTGGCGTCTACTACGAGTACGGCAGCCGTCTTCGGACCGAGCTCGCCAGGGACATGCCCGACCTGGACGTCAACCTGACGACCAGTAACGGCTCGCAGGAGAACGTCGAGCGCGTGGCGACCGGCACGGCCGACTTCACCATCGCCGCGGCCGACGCGGTGGAGACGTACGAGAGGCAGCATCCCGGCTCGGCCGCCCGGCTGCGCGGAGTGGCCCGCCTGTACGACGACTACGTCCAGCTGGTGGTGGCGCGCGGCTCGGACGTCCGGTCCGTCGCTGACCTGCGGGGGCGGACCGTGGCCACCGGGCTGCCCCGCTCGGGTGTGCGGCTGATCGCCGAGCGGGTGCTCAAGGCGGCGGGGCTGGACCCGGCGAAGGACATCACCGCGGTGGCGCGGGGCATCGACACCGGCCCGGCGCAGCTGAAGCAGGGCAAGATCGACGCGTTCTTCTGGTCCGGCGGGGTGCCCACGGCGGGACTGGAGAAGCTGGCCGACGGCTACAGCTTCCGGTTCGTGCCGATCAGCCCCGAACTCGTCGCCAAGATGCACGACCAGGACGACTCCACCGGCTACTACCGGGCCACGAACATGCCCGAGTCGGCGTATCCGACCATCCAGAACGGCTCGACCGTGGCGACGATCGCGGTGTCCAACCTGCTGATGACCCGTACGGACGTGGCCCCGCGGCTCACCGAGTGGCTGACCCGGACCGTGATCAAGAGCCGGGACGGCATCGGCGCCCACGTGCACTCCGCGCAGCTGGTCGATCTGCGCACGGCCATCTACACCGACCCCTTGACGCTGCACGAGGGCGCCCGGCGCTATTACCGCTCCGTCAAGCCCTAGGCGGGTTTTCCGGTCCGCCGGGAGGCCAGGAATTCGGCGACCGGGGCACCGTGACCGTCGCCCGCAGCCCGCGGGGCTCGTGATGGTCGTACGCGAGGGAGCCGCCGCCCGCCGCGAGCAGGGCGCGGGAGATGGACAGCCCGAGACCGGAGCCCTTGACGTTCTGGTGGCGGCCGCTGCGCCAGAAGCGGTCGCCCACGCGCGTGAGCTCCTCGTCGGTCAGTCCCGGCCCGTTGTCGGTGACGACGACGGTCGTGGTGTCGCCGTCGGCCGCGACCGTGACCTCGACGCTCTCGCCCTCGGGGGTGAACTTCACGGCGTTGTCGATGACGGCGTCCAGCGCACTGGACAGCGTCACCGGGTCGGCCCAGGCCGTGGTGGCAGGGCAGTCGCCGACCAGCCGCACGCCCTTCGCCTCGGCGGTGGGCGCCCAGGCGGCGACGCGCTCGGCGGCCAGCGCGCCGATGTCGGTGACCCGCAGGTCCGCCTCGGCGTGCTCGGCCAGGGCCAGGTCGAGCAGGTCGTCCAGGACCTGGGCCAGGCGTTTGCCCTCGTTCTGGACGGAGGCGATCTCCTCGTTGCCCTCGGGGAGTTCGTAGCCGAGCAGTTCGATGCGCAGCAGCAGGGCGGCCAGCGGGTTGCGCAGCTGGTGAGAGGCGTCCGCGACGAAGGCGCGCTGCTGCTCCAGCACGTCCTCGACGTTGTCCGCCATCTCGTTGAACGCGCCGGCCAGCCGTCTGAGTTCCGGCGGGCCGCCGGCCACCGCGACCCGGGACTTCAGACGGCCGCTCGCGATCTCGTGGGTGGTGGCGTCCAGAACGCGCACCGGCCGCAGCACCCAGCCGGTCAGCCGCAGCGCGGCCCCGATGGCGAGCAGCATCGCGGCGACCTCCCCGGCGCCGACGATCAGCCAGCCGTGCAGGATGCGCGACCGCATCGGCCCGGTGGGCGAGTCGGTGACGACGACGGCGACGACGTCACCGTCACGGATGACGGGTGACGCCACGACGAGCCGGTTGCGCTGCCACGGCCACACCTGCCGGGGGTCGTGGCTGCGACGGCTGAGCTTCGCCTCCTCGAAGGCCTCCCGCACCTCCCCCGTTTCGGGGAGGAACCAGTCCCTGGGGGCATGAGCCATGGGGGTGTCGGTGCCGTAGAAGACACCGGCGCGGATGCCGTAGACGTCGTAGTAGCTCTCGAGCTCGCGGCCGAGGGTCTGGCGCCGCTCGTTCGTGGACGCCGAGGCGGAGTCGCCGGTGTCCGACGAGACGGTGACGAACTGGGCGAGCGCCGCGAACCGGGCGGTGTCGTCGATGCGGTCGACGACCACCTTCTGCTGCTGGGCGCCCGCCACGCTGACGGCCAGCGGCACGCCCAGGGCGAGCAGGACGGCCGCCATCAGCACGATGAGCAGCGGCAGGAGACGGGTGCGCAAAGCGTGGTCCCCGCTACGCGGCCGGGGCGACGAGGCGGTAACCCACGCCGCGTACGGTCTCGATCAGCGCGGGCATGCGCAGCTTGGCGCGCAGGGAGGCCACGTGCACCTCCAGGGTCCGTCCGGTCCCCTCCCAGCTGGTGCGCCACACCTCGCTGATGATCTGCTCCCGGCGGAAGACGACACCGGGGCGCTGGGCGAGGAGCGCCAGCAGGTCGAACTCCTTGCGGGTCAGCTGGACGACCGAACCGTCCACGGTGACCCGCCGGGTCGGCAGTTCGATGTGCACGGGGCCCAGACGCAGCGCGTTCTCCCCTTCGGCGGCCGCGTCCTCGTGGACGGTGCGCCGGCTGACGGCGTGGATACGGGCGAGCAGCTCTCCCGTGTCGTACGGCTTCACCACGTAGTCGTCGGCCCCGAGATTGAGGCCGTGGATGCGGGAACGCACGTCGGAACGGGCCGTCACCATGATCACCGGTGTCGCGGTGCGCTTGCGGATCTTGCCGCAGACCTCGTAGCCGTCCTGGTCGGGAAGGCCGAGGTCGAGCAGGACGACCCCGAAGCCGGGCCCCTCGGGGACGAGCGCCTGGAGCGCCTCCTCGCCGCTGCGCGCGTGGGTGACGTCGAAACCGTGCCGCTTGAGCACCGCGGACAGGGCGGCGGCGACGTGGTTGTCGTCCTCGACGAGCAGCAGTCTCATGCCGGCCTCCTCCGGTTCATCGTGCATACGGTCCGACTCACTAAAACAGGCGTTCGGTTCTCCGGTGGGGAAATCCGTCGGGAAGAACGCGGCACACGCGTGTGTGCATCATGGCAGTCACGCTGATGGACGAGGACGCCGTCAAGCGCGTTCCGGTTGCGCCGGGCTTCCGTTATCCGCCCGATACGCCCGCAGGTCACAAGTGCTACGACACGTGTCCGATTGCTATCGGATCGTGATGCTCAGATTCCCCTCAGATGTAATGACGCTGGTCGCGGCAGGTCACTACTGTCCTCCGAAACCGAGGAGGACGGAGCCCGAGAGCGATGACCGATGTATCGGTGACCAAGGAAGACGCGGTCGCGAGCGGTGAACTGGTCGTCCTGAAGAGCGTCAACAAGCACTTCGGCGCGTTGCACGTTCTCCAGGACATCGACCTCACGATCGACCGCGGCGAGGTTGTCGTGGTCATCGGACCCTCCGGGTCCGGCAAATCGACCCTGTGCCGCACCATCAACCGTCTGGAGACGGTCGACGAGGGCACGATCACGATCGACGGGAAGCCGCTGCCCCAGGAGGGCAAGGCGCTGGCCCGGCTGCGCGCCGACGTCGGCATGGTGTTCCAGTCGTTCAACCTGTTCGCGCACAAGACCGTTCTCGAGAACGTGATGCTCGGCCAGATCAAGGTCCGCAAGGTCGACAAGGCGAAGGCCGAGGAGAAGGCGCGCGCCCTCCTCGACCGGGTCGGCGTCGGCACCCAGGCGGACAAGTACCCCGCGCAGCTCTCCGGCGGTCAGCAGCAGCGCGTCGCGATCGCCCGCGCGCTCGCCATGGACCCGAAGGTCATGCTCTTCGACGAGCCGACCTCGGCCCTGGACCCCGAGATGATCAACGAGGTCCTCGAGGTCATGCAGCAGCTGGCCCGGGACGGCATGACCATGATCGTCGTCACCCACGAGATGGGTTTCGCACGATCGGCTGCAAACCGCGTGGTGTTCATGGCGGACGGGCGGATCGTCGAAGAGGCTGCGCCCGACCAGTTCTTCAGCAACCCGCGCAGCGACCGTGCCAAGGACTTCCTGTCGAAGATCCTGCACCACTGACCCGCGCACCGGACTGCAGCACCGACCTGCAGCACTGACGGAACCCGCACCGCACGCAGTACCTCACCACTCTTCAAAGGATGTTCCTCATGAAGCTTCGCAAGGTCACCGCCGCCTCCGCCGCAGTCCTCGTCCTCGCCCTGACCGCCACCGCGTGCGGCGGCGACGACAGCAAGGACGACGCGGGCAGCGGCAGCTCCAGCGGCGGCGGCGGAAAGATCAAGGTCGGCATCAAGTTCGACCAGCCGGGCCTCGGTCTGAAGAAGCCCGACGGGTCCTTCGCCGGCTTCGACGTGGACGTCGCCACGTACGTCGCCAAGCAGCTCGGCTACTCGCCGGACCAGATCGAGTTCGTCGAGACCAAGAGCGCCGACCGCGAGAACGCCCTCTCGCGCGGTGACGTCAAGTTCATCACGGCGACCTACTCGATCAACGACGAGCGCAAGAAGAAGGTCGACTTCGCCGGCCCGTACCTGCTCGCCCACCAGGACCTGCTGATCAAGTCCGACTCGGACATCTCCAAGGGCACGGACCTCAACGGCAAGAAGCTGTGTTCCGTGACCGGTTCGACGTCGGCGCAGAACGTCCAGAAGTCGATCGCCCCGGACGCGAAGCTCAAGGAGGTGAGCTCCTACTCGGAGTGCATCGCCGGCCTCCAGAGCGGCGCCGTGGACGCGGTGACCACCGACGACTCGATCCTCGCCGGCTTCGCCTCGCAGGACCAGTACAAGGGCAAGTTCAAGCTCGCGGGCCTGAAGCTGAGCAACGAGAACTACGGCGTCGGCGTCAAGAAGGGCGACTCCGCGACCGTGGACAAGATCAACAAGGCGCTGGAGCAGATGGTCAGCGACGGTTCGTGGCAGAAGGCCGTCGACGCCAACTTCGGCCCGGCGAACTACAAGAACGAGCCCGCCCCGAAGATCGGCGTCATCGTCCCGAACGCCTCGTGACGACCGCTTGACCAAGCTGGGTCCCCGCGGTGCGCCGCCGTCCGTCGCGATCACGGCGGCGGCGCGCCCCGCCCTCCTCATACGCCACCCACCCGGAAGCGCGGGAGATCGTGTTCGACTTTCTTGATGGTTACGACGTCCTAGGGGCGTTCTGGATGACGGTGAAGCTCACCGCCCTCTCCGCCGTGGGCTCCCTGATCTGGGGCACCCTGCTGGCCGCGATGCGGGTGAGCCCGGTTCCGCTGATGCGCGGGTTCGGCACCGTCTACGTCAACGTCGTCCGGAACATCCCCCTGACGGTCATCATCCTCTTCAGCTCGCTCGGCCTCGCCGACATCTTCGGCATGACCATGGGCAGCGACGACTTCGCGGTGCAGGGCTTCCGGCTGGCCGTGCTCAGCCTGGTCGGCTACACCGCGGCCTTCGTCTGCGAGGCGATCCGCTCCGGCATCAACACCGTGCCCATGGGGCAGGCGGAAGCCGCCCGGGCGATCGGTCTGAGCTTCAGCCAGACCCTGACGCTCATCGTCCTCCCGCAGGCGTTCCGCTCGGTCATCGGCCCGCTGGCCAACGTCCTCATCGCGCTGACCAAGAACACCACCGTGGCGGCCGCGATCGGTGTCGCCGAGGCGGCCTACCTGATGAAGACGATGATCGAGAACGAGGCGCAGACGCTGCTCATCGGCGCGGTCTTCGCGTTCGGCTTCGTGGTGCTGACCCTGCCCACGGGCCTCTTCCTCGGCTGGGTCAGCAAGCGACTGGCGGTGAAGCGATGAGCTCGGTCCTGTACGACACTCCCGGCCCCCGCGCCAAGCGGCGCAACGTCCTCCTCTCGGTGGTCTTCACCGTCCTGCTCGCCCTGCTCGTGTGGTGGGTGTGGCAGAAGATGGACGAGAAGGACCAGCTCACCTCCGCGCTGTGGAAGCCGTTCACCGAGTCCGAGGCCTGGACGACGTACCTGCTGCCCGGTCTCGAGAACACGCTGAAGGCGGCCGCGCTCTCCATGGTGATCGCGCTTCCGCTGGGCGCGGTCTTCGGTATCGCGCGCCTGTCCGACCACCGTTGGGTGCGCGGCGCGGCCGGCACGGTGGTCGAGTTCTTCCGGGCGATCCCGGTCCTGCTGCTGATGCTGTTCGCCAACGAGTTCTACGCCCGCTCCACGGACGTCACCAGCGAGGACCGGCCGCTCTACGCGGTCGTCACCGGCCTGGTGCTCTACAACGCCTCGGTCCTCGCCGAGGTCGTCCGGGCCGGCATCCTCTCGCTGCCCAAGGGGCAGACGGAGGCCGCGTACGCGATCGGCCTGCGCAAGGGCCAGACGATGACCAGCATCCTGCTTCCGCAGGCGGTCACCGCGATGCTCCCGGCGATCGTCAGCCAGCTGGTGGTCATCGTGAAGGACACCGCGCTCGGCGGTGTGATGCTCGGGTTCCCCGAGCTGCTCAACTCGCGCGGCACGCTGGCGGCCAACTACGCCAACGTCATCCCCAGCTTCATCGTGGTCGCGGTGATGTTCATCGTGCTGAACTTCATCCTCACCAGCTTCGCGAGCTGGCTGGAGCGCTACCTCCGGCGCAGCAAGCGCAGCACGGGCGCGGTCCTCGGCGTCGAGAAGGTGGACGACCTGAACGCGGCCGAGGTCGGCGGCAGCTACGGCACCGGCGCTGGTGGCGGCGGTATCTGACGCGCAATCAAGGGTTGCGACCGGTACGGAGGGCAGTGGCGTGCGCGCCACTGCCCTCCGTCGCTTGACGCAAACAGCGCCAGTGGGTTGCATACGTTCTGTGATCGTGCACCCTGCTCCTGCCTCTTGTTCACTTACGTCCCTGAGGACACCGTCGCGGGCAGGGGGCGGCACGCCGTGGACCCGGTGATCATCGTCGGGGCGGGGCCCGTGGGGCTCACGCTCGCCCTGGCGCTGGCGCGTCAGCAGGTGCCTTCCGTGGTGCTCGACGAGGGCCCCGGCAAGGACGAGCCGCGGCTCGCGCGCACCGTCGTCCTGCGTGCGGACACCACCGCGCTCGTCGAGCGGCTCACCGGCACCTCCCTCGACGGGGCCGGGCTCCACTGGGCCGGATGGCGGTCGATGCGTCGCAAGCAGGTGACGCAGGAGGTCCGGTTCGACGACGTGACGGACCCGGCCCCCCTGCACATCGCCCAGCACGTGCTGACGGGGACCCTGCGCGCCGCCCTCGCCGGCCAGCGCCTGGTGAAGATCGCCGTGGACAGCCGCCTGGACGGCATCGAGCAGGAGCCGTCCGGCGTCACGGCCCACACGCGCGGTCCCCGGGGCACCTGGTGGCGCGGCAGCCACCTGGTCGGCTGCGACGGCCCCCGCTCCACGGTCCGCAAGCTCCTCGACATCCGCTTCCCCGGCCGTACGGCGGTGGAACGACACGCCGTCGCGGCGCTGCGCACGGAACTTCCCTGGGACGACGAGGCGTTGCTCCATCGGAACCCGCCGTGGCGGGTGTCGGGCCCCTCCGCCGGTGAGGTCACCGGGCGCCCGCTGCCCGACGGTGTCTGGCGCCTGGACTGGCTGCTGCCGCCCGGCAAGGACCTCGTCACGCCCGAACTGCTGGTGGGCCGGATCCGCGAGACCCTGGCGGGCTGGAGCGGCGGCTCCACACCGCCGTACGAACTGCTCGACACCGGCGTCCACACCGTGCACCACCGGCTGGCCCGCCGCTGGCGCGTGGGCCGGGTCTTCGTCGCCGGGGACGCGGCGCACCTGCTCGGCGCGTTCGGCACCCAGGGGCTCGACGAGGGCCTGCGGGACGCCGACAACCTGGCCTGGAAGCTGGCCCTGGCCTGGCACCACGGCTCCCACGAGGCGCTGCTCGACAGCTACCAGGAGGAGCGGCGCGCGGCCGTCGCGGCCCGGCTGCGCGCCGCCGACCAGGCGCTGCCGCTGCTGCGGGGCGGTGCGGGCATAAGGGCGTACGTCCCCGGCGCGGCCCGCGGCCACGACGTGCTGCTCACCGACGGCCACCTGGGCCGCGGTCCGCTGGGCGCGCCCGGCGCCTACGACGGCTCGCCGCTCGCGCCCCGGCATCTGGAGGCGGAGGTCCCGGTGGACACCCCGCCGGGCGCGCCGGTCGAGGACGTGCGCGTGACGGCGGAGGACGGCTCGTTCGTGCGGCTGCGGGACCGGCTGGGCCGCGGCGCCCTGCTCGTCCTGCTGATCGCACCGGGCACGGGCGTGTGGGAACGCAGGCACTGGGTGGGCGCCGGGATCATGCCCCGGCTCGCCGCGGCGGTCACGGCGCTGCCGTGCCCGGCCGAGCTGCTGGTGGCCGAGAGCTATCCGGGCGCGGCCGCCCACACCGTGCTGCTGATCCGGCCCGACGGCCATCTGGTCACCGCGCTCAACGGCGTACGCGCGGCCGATCTGTACGCGGCGGCGGAGGCGGCGGTGGGCGGACCGGACGGGTCACGGGAGCCGTCCGGAGCGGAGGCGACAGCGGGCTCCGCGACCAAGTGACGCGAGCCCCGGCCCCGGGGCTCGCCTCCACGACGGCCGCCTCCGGCCGCCGGGCGGGGCAACGGCGTGGCGAGACGCGACACCGGCGTGGCGGGCATGACGGGCGTGGCGGGCGTGGCGGGCGTGGTGAGGGGCGGACGGCTGCGGCCCGCGTCCGGCTGCGGCACGGAGTCGGTGAGACGGCCGGCCGTGAGCGGCGGAGGCCTACGCGTCTCCCTCGGCTCCCCCCGTCGCCAGCGGACGGCGCTGCGTTTCCCTCGGCTTCCGCCGTCGGCGGCGGAGCGCGCCGGTTTGCCTCGGCTCATCGCTGATCAGTCCTCCTGGACAGCGCCCGGGACAGGCAGGGTCCCGCTCGAGGACCGGCAGGGTCTCGCTCGGGCCGGGCTTGATCCCGCCTCGCCCCAGCTCGGGAAGGTCCCGTACATGCCGGGCAGGTTCCCGCCCGGGCCGCCGCATCAGCCTCGCCCCGGCCCGGGCAGGTCCGCCAGGTTCCGCCTGGTCCCACCAGGTCGGGCATCGGAACGGCTGCCGCCGTCGGCTGTGCGCACCGGGCGCCGATGGCGAGACCGCCGTAGCAAGGGGAGGAACCGCACGCGCTGTGACCGTGCGGTCCACATGGTGACAGTCAGTTGACCCGGGTACACCGGCATGGTGTACTCCGGATCGTGACCGACACCGATGTGCGCCTGTGGCGGAGGGTCCATATGGACCTCGTCCGCTATGCGGGCTGCGTGTGTCGCCCGTCCTGCTGAATTCGCACCCCCCTTTCCCACCGGCGCGCGCCGCCGACGCGCACCCGCCTCGCGCGCGGTCGCGCTCCCCCGCGAATGTTTTCAGGACGGTTCCCGTGTCTGTTCCCGTGTCTGTCACCCCCTCCGCACCGCCGGCCACCGCCGCGCCCACGCAGGCGGAGCTCCTCGACTTCGTCCGGCGCACGGCCGCCGACGCCGGGCTGATCGCCTCGCTCCCCCTCGACCCGGAGGGCCGCACCTGGGTGCGCCTGGAGGGCCCGGGCGGCAGCGAGGCCTGGCTGATCGGCTGGCCGCCCGGCTCCGGGACCGGATGGCACGACCACGCGGACTCGGTCGGCGCCTTCCTGACCGCCCGGGGCGAGCTGAAGGAGTACTCGCTCGCCGCGCGTCTGCCCACCGACGGCTGGAAGACCCTGGAGCTGACGGACGGCGTGGACCGGGAACGCGCCCTGTCGGCCGGCCGGGGCCGCTCCTTCGGACGGCACCACGTCCACGAGGTCCTCAACGAGTCCACCGAGGAGCACGCCGTCTCCGTCCACGCCTACTACCCCCCGCTGCCGCGCATCCGCCGCTACAGCCGTACGGGACACGTCCTGCGGCTGGAGCAGGTCGAGCGCCCGGAGGACTGGCAGTGAGCGCCCAGGGCACGTCTCGGGACGGACGGCCGGACGGCGACCGGCCGACGGGCGTGGACGAGCTGCTCGAGCGGGTACGCGCCGGGTACACGCGCGTGGAGCCCCGCGAGGCGTACGAGGCGGCACGCGCGGGTGAGGCGCTCCTGGTCGACATCCGGTACGAGGCCCTGCGCGAGCGGGACGGGTTGATCCCGGGAGCCCTGGTCGTCGAGCGCAACGAGCTGGAGTGGCGGCTCGACCCCCAGGGCAGCCACCGCCTCCCCGAGGCCACGAGCCACGAGGTGCGGGCGATCGTGATCTGCAACGAGGGGTACGCCTCGAGCCTGGCCGCCGCGTCCCTGCACCAGCTGGGGCTGCACCGGAGCACCGACCTCGTCGGCGGCTTCCAGGCCTGGAAGGCGGCGGGGCTCCCGGTCACGCCGTAGCGGGACGGGTGAACCCGCTCAGTTCCGCGACGGGCGGTACAGCGGCGGCGGTGTCCGTGTTGCCCCTGGTGACCAGCCGGACGGGAGGGCCGCCTTTCGGGAGGTACGGGGAGGCGAACCCCCGTCGCAGGGAGGGGGGTTCGCGGCGGCGGCAGACGGTACCGGCGGGTGGAGCGAGCGCATCCTTCCGCGAGCGCAAGGCAATCCTGCGTTCCCGGAAGGGCCTCGGGCCAGGAGGTGGCGGGGAGTTGGCGCCTCGCTCATTCCTTCGCGGTCG is from Streptomyces asoensis and encodes:
- a CDS encoding cation:proton antiporter regulatory subunit, giving the protein MSAPRLRTTPLPGIGVQYDLVTREQRHLSVVAHRDGARTVSLYQADDPDSCAQSLRLTGAEAGSMIDALMPSHHSASLLYTTDLGLVAERIEVAATSRWNGRVLGETRMRTETGSSIVAVLRRAEAIPSPAPDFRLAGGDTLIVIGTREGVDAAAAILGRE
- a CDS encoding cation:proton antiporter is translated as MHSAVLLIEFGSIILGLGLLGRFAARFRFSPIPLYLLSGLAFGEGGLLPLGASEEFVATGAEIGVILLLLMLGLEYTASDLVSNLKAHYPAGLVDCALNALPGAAAALLLGWGPVAAVVLAGVTWISSSGVIAKVLGDLGRVGNRETPVILSVLVLEDLAMAVYLPIVTALVAGVGLAAGSVTLAIALGVAGLVLFAAVRYGRVISRFVSSDDPEKLLLVVLGLTILVAGVAQQLQVSAAVGAFLVGIALSGEVAEGAHTLLSPLRDLFAAVFFVFFGLHTDPASIPPVLLPALVLAVVTAATKIATGYWAARRAGISLKGRWRAGGALVARGEFSIVIAGLAVTAGIEPSLGPLATAYVLILVVLGPLTARYTEPLAAWWARRGAPRPAVPSEEIAPAELLPEPRPQAPAHD
- a CDS encoding MazG nucleotide pyrophosphohydrolase domain-containing protein gives rise to the protein MSASPADLVREFHHAFGLDVRSTPTQVSPSLAAHRGELLAEEAAEVAEVSVTGPLDRLAHELADVVYVAYGTALVHGLDLDAVLAEIHRSNMSKLGPDGQVSRRADGKVLKGEHYEAPDVSAVLRRQGWTPDDDRS
- a CDS encoding TAXI family TRAP transporter solute-binding subunit gives rise to the protein MSQVFSRIGRRRALQGTAAGVVVLGLLLWWLLPLGEDPPSGSITFSTGTTSGVYYEYGSRLRTELARDMPDLDVNLTTSNGSQENVERVATGTADFTIAAADAVETYERQHPGSAARLRGVARLYDDYVQLVVARGSDVRSVADLRGRTVATGLPRSGVRLIAERVLKAAGLDPAKDITAVARGIDTGPAQLKQGKIDAFFWSGGVPTAGLEKLADGYSFRFVPISPELVAKMHDQDDSTGYYRATNMPESAYPTIQNGSTVATIAVSNLLMTRTDVAPRLTEWLTRTVIKSRDGIGAHVHSAQLVDLRTAIYTDPLTLHEGARRYYRSVKP
- a CDS encoding sensor histidine kinase, with the translated sequence MRTRLLPLLIVLMAAVLLALGVPLAVSVAGAQQQKVVVDRIDDTARFAALAQFVTVSSDTGDSASASTNERRQTLGRELESYYDVYGIRAGVFYGTDTPMAHAPRDWFLPETGEVREAFEEAKLSRRSHDPRQVWPWQRNRLVVASPVIRDGDVVAVVVTDSPTGPMRSRILHGWLIVGAGEVAAMLLAIGAALRLTGWVLRPVRVLDATTHEIASGRLKSRVAVAGGPPELRRLAGAFNEMADNVEDVLEQQRAFVADASHQLRNPLAALLLRIELLGYELPEGNEEIASVQNEGKRLAQVLDDLLDLALAEHAEADLRVTDIGALAAERVAAWAPTAEAKGVRLVGDCPATTAWADPVTLSSALDAVIDNAVKFTPEGESVEVTVAADGDTTTVVVTDNGPGLTDEELTRVGDRFWRSGRHQNVKGSGLGLSISRALLAAGGGSLAYDHHEPRGLRATVTVPRSPNSWPPGGPENPPRA
- a CDS encoding response regulator transcription factor, giving the protein MRLLLVEDDNHVAAALSAVLKRHGFDVTHARSGEEALQALVPEGPGFGVVLLDLGLPDQDGYEVCGKIRKRTATPVIMVTARSDVRSRIHGLNLGADDYVVKPYDTGELLARIHAVSRRTVHEDAAAEGENALRLGPVHIELPTRRVTVDGSVVQLTRKEFDLLALLAQRPGVVFRREQIISEVWRTSWEGTGRTLEVHVASLRAKLRMPALIETVRGVGYRLVAPAA